Proteins co-encoded in one Candidatus Paracaedibacteraceae bacterium genomic window:
- the recN gene encoding DNA repair protein RecN codes for MLTTLKIQNFVIIDSLELSFKSGMAALTGETGAGKSILLDALGIIMGHRSDISLIRKGFDQALLSAEFSVPHDHPAQTLLIDQGIPSQDTILVRRTLTTSGKGKCLVNDQPVTVTFLKTLGENLVEIHGQFDRLMDVSSHRRILDNYVDRPEVKDQVKQNYRHWQVALTHQVQAEERLDHLRRHEDFLRYQLKEIEALSPEEGEEETLITQRQDLVGIAKVFESVGIAHGALSQADALSALQTAHRTLQRFTAGENDHIDQAVQALEKAVSETTEALAQLDEIIDQIDDQPQQLQRIDDRLHALRAIAKKHNVTTTDLPQFYQQLKQDLDDLDQAEARAVELARATDAAKKSFTTASAELTHLRAQKANDLTQAVMAELPDLKLPNARFMIEVSPLDESNWSDQGVDKISFLVAMNKGQDWQALEKAASGGELARLMLALKAILATGSTIQTIIFDEIDIGVGGAVAAAIGQRLAKLAEHIQVLTITHSPQVAATADEHFQVSKEDQGSQVLTNVVQLPLTRRHEEIARMLSGEVITDEARAAARSLLARFG; via the coding sequence ATGCTAACAACTCTTAAGATTCAAAATTTTGTGATCATTGACTCGCTAGAGTTGTCTTTTAAGTCTGGTATGGCAGCCCTCACGGGTGAAACGGGGGCGGGTAAATCCATTTTGTTAGATGCCTTAGGCATTATTATGGGACACCGAAGCGATATATCATTGATTCGCAAAGGATTTGATCAAGCCTTATTATCCGCTGAGTTTTCAGTCCCTCATGATCATCCGGCACAAACCTTGTTAATAGATCAAGGTATCCCTAGCCAAGACACCATTCTGGTGCGGCGAACGCTCACAACATCAGGCAAAGGAAAGTGTCTGGTTAATGATCAACCCGTAACTGTTACATTTTTGAAAACACTTGGGGAGAATCTCGTTGAAATCCATGGTCAATTCGATCGCTTGATGGATGTCTCGTCTCATCGCCGTATTTTGGATAATTATGTCGATCGACCTGAAGTCAAAGACCAAGTAAAACAAAATTATCGCCACTGGCAAGTAGCACTTACACACCAAGTTCAAGCCGAAGAACGCCTCGATCATTTGCGTCGGCATGAGGATTTTCTGCGCTATCAATTGAAAGAAATCGAAGCTTTATCCCCAGAAGAGGGAGAAGAAGAAACCTTAATTACTCAACGCCAAGATCTTGTCGGGATTGCCAAGGTATTTGAATCTGTTGGCATTGCCCATGGCGCCTTGAGTCAAGCAGACGCCCTATCAGCTTTGCAGACAGCACACAGGACTTTACAACGCTTTACGGCGGGTGAAAATGATCACATCGATCAGGCCGTTCAAGCCTTAGAAAAAGCTGTTAGCGAGACCACTGAAGCTCTGGCTCAATTGGATGAAATCATTGATCAGATTGATGATCAACCACAACAATTACAACGCATTGATGACCGTCTTCATGCCTTGCGAGCCATCGCCAAAAAACACAATGTGACGACCACAGATCTCCCTCAGTTTTATCAGCAACTCAAACAAGATTTAGATGATCTCGATCAAGCAGAAGCTCGCGCTGTTGAACTGGCTCGCGCAACGGATGCGGCTAAAAAATCATTTACGACAGCGTCAGCAGAGTTAACCCATCTCAGAGCCCAAAAAGCCAATGACCTAACCCAAGCTGTCATGGCTGAACTGCCAGACCTCAAACTGCCGAATGCTCGCTTTATGATTGAGGTATCGCCTTTAGATGAATCTAATTGGTCAGACCAAGGTGTTGACAAAATTTCATTCTTAGTCGCTATGAATAAAGGGCAAGACTGGCAAGCGCTCGAAAAAGCAGCCTCAGGCGGTGAACTTGCCCGTCTTATGCTTGCACTGAAAGCTATTTTAGCAACAGGTTCCACCATTCAAACAATCATCTTTGATGAAATTGATATTGGTGTTGGTGGTGCGGTTGCGGCTGCCATTGGTCAACGTTTAGCAAAACTTGCAGAACATATTCAAGTTTTGACTATTACTCACTCCCCTCAGGTAGCAGCCACAGCCGATGAGCATTTTCAAGTCAGCAAAGAAGATCAAGGTAGCCAAGTTTTGACAAATGTGGTTCAATTACCCTTGACACGTCGTCACGAAGAAATAGCCCGTATGTTATCAGGAGAGGTCATCACCGATGAAGCCAGAGCAGCAGCCCGAAGCCTTCTTGCCCGGTTTGGGTAA
- the ligA gene encoding NAD-dependent DNA ligase LigA, translated as MKPEQQPEAFLPGLGNSPSFESVPLDQLTRDQATHELARLAKAIAYHDQRYFQDDNPEISDADYDALVIRNRQIEALFPDLRREDSPSKRVGAPVAKGFKKVKHRVPMLSLENAFTSVDVINFFDRVRRFLSLDNKEPIDCIAEPKIDGLSAALHYQNGRLKLAATRGDGSEGEDITENVKTISDVPIMLSGNNIPESIEIRGEIYMSRTDFFELNQQRRKEGEPEFANPRNAAAGSVRQLDPSVTAARPLSFFAYYYDTLSGDQVATHSDSLEKLKQWGFSVAPEIKHCQSATDLLDFYTDINARRAELPYDIDGVVYKINNLAWQKRLGSVGRTPRYALAHKFEAEKAETILEDIGIQVGRTGVLTPVAHLKPVTVGGVVVSRATLHNADEIARKDARIGDHVIIQRAGDVIPQVVRVITDKRQTTSQPFIFPTTCPACGGDVAQIPGEVARRCVNGLQCPAQAVERLKHFVSRDAFDIEGLGARNIESFHDDGLICTPVDIFTLEKRDQQNLIPLRRKEGWGVQSAVNLFDAIDKRRTISLDRFIYALGIPQIGSVSAKLLAKHYGTFDRLIQAMQEAQVIGSEALQDLLSLDGIGQSMAQDLLAFFHDPHNIQLLNDLKSYLTIPEFTLESRQDTALSGKTIVFTGTLEKMSRAEAKATAERLGAKVAGSVSKKTDFVIVGADAGSKAKSAQELGVTILSEDDWIEMVK; from the coding sequence ATGAAGCCAGAGCAGCAGCCCGAAGCCTTCTTGCCCGGTTTGGGTAATTCCCCTTCCTTTGAATCTGTTCCCCTTGATCAGCTAACGCGGGACCAAGCAACCCATGAATTAGCGCGCCTTGCCAAAGCAATTGCTTATCATGACCAACGCTATTTCCAAGATGACAACCCTGAAATCAGTGATGCTGACTACGATGCGCTCGTTATTCGAAACCGCCAAATCGAAGCACTTTTCCCTGATTTACGACGTGAAGACAGTCCCTCTAAACGTGTCGGAGCACCGGTTGCAAAAGGATTTAAAAAGGTCAAGCATCGTGTTCCCATGTTATCCTTAGAGAACGCTTTTACATCTGTGGATGTAATCAACTTCTTTGATCGTGTTCGTCGTTTTCTTTCCCTTGATAACAAAGAACCTATTGATTGCATTGCAGAACCAAAGATTGACGGTCTCTCAGCTGCCCTTCATTATCAAAATGGACGCCTAAAGTTAGCTGCAACCCGCGGAGATGGCAGCGAAGGCGAAGACATTACTGAAAATGTCAAAACTATAAGCGATGTTCCTATAATGTTATCAGGGAATAATATTCCTGAAAGCATTGAAATTCGTGGTGAAATATATATGTCGCGCACAGATTTCTTTGAACTCAACCAGCAGCGGCGAAAAGAGGGCGAGCCAGAATTTGCCAATCCTCGGAATGCAGCAGCAGGCTCTGTCCGTCAACTCGACCCTTCCGTTACAGCTGCACGCCCTCTTAGTTTTTTTGCTTATTACTATGATACCTTATCGGGCGATCAAGTGGCTACCCATTCAGATAGCCTTGAAAAGCTAAAACAATGGGGGTTTTCAGTTGCTCCCGAAATCAAACATTGCCAGTCAGCAACCGATCTCCTTGATTTTTATACCGACATCAATGCCAGACGTGCGGAATTACCTTATGACATTGACGGGGTTGTTTATAAAATTAATAATCTTGCTTGGCAAAAACGACTAGGCAGTGTCGGCAGAACCCCTCGTTATGCCCTTGCTCATAAATTTGAAGCTGAAAAAGCAGAAACCATCTTGGAAGACATCGGCATACAAGTCGGTCGTACAGGGGTTCTAACCCCAGTTGCTCATTTAAAACCCGTCACCGTGGGTGGCGTTGTTGTGTCACGCGCAACGCTTCATAATGCTGATGAGATTGCTCGTAAAGATGCCCGAATTGGCGACCATGTCATCATTCAAAGAGCCGGTGATGTGATCCCGCAAGTCGTCCGTGTCATTACCGACAAACGACAAACTACATCACAGCCCTTTATCTTCCCAACAACCTGTCCGGCTTGTGGCGGTGATGTTGCACAAATTCCGGGCGAAGTTGCCAGACGTTGCGTCAATGGTCTGCAATGCCCAGCCCAAGCCGTTGAACGTCTCAAACATTTTGTATCCCGCGATGCCTTTGATATCGAAGGTTTGGGGGCGCGAAATATTGAATCTTTCCACGATGACGGCCTTATCTGCACACCTGTCGATATCTTTACATTAGAAAAACGGGACCAGCAAAACTTAATCCCCCTTCGTCGCAAAGAAGGTTGGGGCGTTCAATCGGCTGTGAACTTGTTTGATGCCATTGACAAACGTCGGACGATCTCCTTAGATCGCTTTATATATGCCCTTGGCATTCCCCAAATTGGTAGCGTCAGTGCAAAGCTTTTGGCAAAACACTATGGCACCTTTGACCGCTTAATACAGGCGATGCAAGAGGCGCAAGTGATTGGTAGCGAGGCCTTACAAGACCTATTAAGCCTTGATGGTATCGGCCAAAGTATGGCACAAGATTTACTCGCCTTTTTCCATGATCCTCATAATATTCAATTGCTCAATGACTTAAAGTCCTATCTAACAATTCCTGAATTCACCTTAGAATCCCGTCAGGATACAGCTTTATCTGGTAAAACCATTGTCTTTACAGGTACCCTTGAGAAAATGAGTCGAGCCGAGGCTAAAGCAACAGCAGAACGCTTAGGTGCAAAAGTCGCAGGATCCGTCTCTAAAAAGACAGACTTTGTCATTGTCGGCGCAGACGCGGGTAGTAAAGCAAAATCAGCCCAAGAGCTAGGGGTCACTATCCTAAGTGAAGATGATTGGATTGAGATGGTAAAGTAA
- a CDS encoding MFS transporter, whose product MSKTTLFSPVTSSVKPVVGAGYGWVVWGCAALFYLYEYVLRVSPSVMTQEMALDFGATSTMIGVIASYYYYAYVPLQIPCGVIVDWLGPRRVITFSAILCTIGSFMFSYATSVEAAKTARFLMGAGSACAYLSTMKVASVWLRPERFAMIAGVTMMMGTLGGLFGGAPFAYLIELYGWREAMFILASGGIAVIATCWFLIKDSASGEPQNTGSHGLLVGLKSVVRNPQSWLIGIYGGLMYVPISAFAELWGTPYLMNLYNISSEKASFSSAMVFVGMALGCPLFAAISDKLKSRVKVMSWASLLTIPPFMAVIYIPNIPLEVTFSLLFVAGLVCGGQILYFAAAKEINDPNYSGTTIGFTNAFVMVSGVIFQPLLGLIIDLAWDGLVNADGTPMYSIGDYQQAMATIPICMVAAWIVMLFVKETFPATKTEQ is encoded by the coding sequence ATGTCTAAAACTACCCTCTTTTCCCCTGTGACCTCAAGCGTAAAGCCTGTCGTCGGGGCGGGCTATGGCTGGGTTGTTTGGGGCTGTGCTGCGCTGTTCTATTTATACGAATATGTTCTTCGCGTTTCTCCTAGCGTGATGACCCAAGAAATGGCTCTTGATTTTGGAGCGACCTCAACCATGATTGGGGTGATTGCCTCTTATTATTACTATGCTTATGTACCGTTACAAATTCCGTGTGGAGTGATTGTTGACTGGCTAGGACCACGTCGCGTTATTACATTTTCTGCCATCCTGTGTACCATTGGCAGTTTTATGTTTTCGTATGCGACCTCTGTTGAAGCGGCCAAAACTGCTCGTTTTTTAATGGGGGCAGGTTCTGCCTGTGCCTATTTGAGCACAATGAAAGTTGCCTCGGTCTGGCTACGTCCTGAACGATTTGCCATGATTGCCGGTGTCACCATGATGATGGGAACCTTAGGCGGGTTATTTGGTGGAGCCCCGTTTGCCTATTTGATTGAGCTTTATGGATGGCGCGAAGCCATGTTTATTTTAGCATCTGGCGGGATTGCCGTTATTGCAACCTGTTGGTTCCTTATAAAGGATTCAGCCTCAGGCGAGCCACAAAATACAGGATCCCACGGACTTTTGGTAGGACTTAAATCCGTGGTCCGTAATCCACAAAGCTGGTTAATCGGTATTTATGGCGGCCTGATGTACGTTCCAATTTCAGCTTTTGCTGAATTATGGGGAACCCCTTATTTGATGAACCTTTATAATATTTCTAGTGAAAAAGCATCCTTTTCCAGTGCCATGGTTTTTGTGGGAATGGCTTTAGGATGTCCTCTGTTCGCAGCAATATCTGATAAGCTAAAAAGTCGCGTTAAAGTTATGTCTTGGGCATCCCTCTTAACGATTCCACCGTTCATGGCAGTTATTTATATCCCAAACATTCCCCTCGAGGTGACATTTTCCTTGTTATTTGTTGCAGGTCTTGTTTGTGGGGGACAAATTCTTTATTTTGCTGCAGCTAAGGAAATAAACGATCCTAATTACAGTGGAACAACCATTGGTTTTACCAATGCATTCGTCATGGTCAGTGGTGTCATCTTTCAGCCCCTGCTTGGGTTAATTATTGATTTAGCTTGGGATGGTCTTGTAAATGCCGATGGAACACCTATGTATAGTATAGGCGACTATCAACAAGCCATGGCGACAATCCCGATTTGTATGGTAGCAGCCTGGATCGTTATGTTATTTGTAAAAGAAACATTTCCAGCTACCAAAACGGAGCAATAA
- a CDS encoding MFS transporter — protein MNYKAWLIWACAGLFYLYEMVLRASPSVIAKDLMLDFGVASTSLGVLASFYYYSYVILQIPCGVIVDKLGPRRVVTYSTLLCVLGSILFAKSDSLFIAQIGRFLIGAGSACAFISCLKVGSEWFLPAQFAMIAGLSNMMGTLGGMVSGPPFAVLSNTFGWRQATLIAATIGVFLAFIFWFVMKDRQQEERTPAPLLTGLKKIAQDPYNWIIAGVGGLMYVPVSAFCELWAVPYLMEKYQVTNEIASRASIMIYLGIAFGSPLAARLADRFKSPVRVMMGASLLTAALFMAAVRFDNMTYQAMLMILFFAGMANAGQVMCFAAVKENVDNHLSGTAAGFTNALVMLSGIIFQPLLGIILDLSWQGQLNVDGTRFYGEEAYQTAMMTIPLCFIAGWILLHMAERFFKPQGQVA, from the coding sequence ATGAATTATAAAGCCTGGTTAATTTGGGCCTGCGCCGGATTATTTTATCTCTATGAAATGGTGTTAAGAGCATCCCCCAGTGTTATCGCCAAAGATCTAATGCTCGATTTCGGCGTCGCATCAACATCCTTGGGCGTCTTAGCATCCTTTTATTACTATTCCTATGTCATTTTGCAAATTCCGTGTGGCGTCATCGTTGATAAACTAGGTCCCCGTCGCGTCGTTACCTATTCAACATTACTATGCGTCCTTGGTAGCATTCTTTTTGCCAAAAGTGATTCTTTATTCATTGCTCAGATCGGTCGGTTTTTAATTGGCGCAGGCTCTGCCTGTGCTTTCATCAGCTGCTTAAAAGTTGGGTCAGAATGGTTTTTACCGGCTCAATTTGCGATGATTGCCGGGCTCAGCAATATGATGGGCACGCTAGGGGGCATGGTTAGCGGTCCGCCTTTTGCTGTCCTCAGCAATACCTTTGGTTGGCGTCAAGCTACACTCATTGCAGCCACGATTGGTGTGTTCTTAGCCTTTATTTTTTGGTTCGTTATGAAAGATAGACAACAAGAAGAAAGAACACCCGCTCCTCTGTTGACAGGACTTAAGAAAATAGCCCAAGATCCTTATAACTGGATCATTGCTGGTGTTGGCGGCTTAATGTATGTGCCTGTATCGGCATTCTGTGAACTGTGGGCTGTTCCGTATTTGATGGAAAAATATCAGGTCACCAATGAAATTGCCTCACGAGCCAGCATCATGATTTACTTAGGAATTGCTTTTGGTAGTCCTCTTGCTGCTCGGCTAGCAGATAGATTTAAAAGTCCTGTTCGCGTAATGATGGGGGCCTCTCTATTGACCGCTGCCCTATTCATGGCAGCTGTTCGCTTTGACAACATGACTTATCAAGCGATGTTGATGATTTTATTTTTTGCAGGCATGGCCAACGCCGGTCAGGTTATGTGCTTTGCAGCCGTCAAAGAAAATGTCGACAATCATCTAAGTGGGACTGCAGCCGGTTTTACCAATGCCCTTGTTATGCTCAGTGGCATCATCTTTCAACCTTTGCTGGGGATTATTCTTGATCTTTCTTGGCAAGGACAACTTAATGTTGATGGAACACGATTCTATGGTGAAGAAGCCTATCAAACAGCCATGATGACAATCCCCCTCTGTTTTATTGCCGGTTGGATTTTGTTACATATGGCAGAGCGGTTCTTTAAGCCGCAGGGGCAAGTAGCTTAA
- the atpC gene encoding ATP synthase F1 subunit epsilon — MTKPLMNEQIHVRLITPDLVAFDDKVTMVVIPGEEGDFSFLPKHAPFSSSLRAGTVRIYKNDKVSDVFEITGGFAEIVNDNCHIIADGLAAH; from the coding sequence ATGACAAAACCCCTTATGAATGAACAAATCCACGTCCGTTTGATCACCCCTGATCTGGTCGCGTTTGATGATAAAGTAACCATGGTTGTTATTCCGGGTGAGGAAGGCGATTTTTCTTTTTTGCCCAAGCACGCCCCTTTTTCATCGAGTCTACGAGCAGGAACAGTTCGAATTTATAAAAATGATAAAGTTAGTGACGTTTTCGAAATTACCGGTGGTTTTGCCGAAATCGTTAATGATAACTGCCACATTATTGCAGATGGGCTAGCAGCTCATTAA
- a CDS encoding Nramp family divalent metal transporter, giving the protein MSKSSGLVWKKEISEVSLPEVYRSISIPSSASVWRKMMAFMGPGFLVAVGYMDPGNWATDMAGGAKFGYTLLSVILLSNFIAMLLQHLCVKLGIVTGRDLAQACRDHYSKPTVWFLWIICELAIAACDMAEVIGSAIGLQLLFGIPLVWGCVITCVDVLTILYLQNKGFRWIEAIVITLIVTIGCCFVAELFFAKPQFGAVFSGFIPTIDIVRNHEMLYISIGILGATVMPHNLYLHSSIVQTRNFGSKFEEKQEAIKYATFDSSFALTIALFINASILILSAATFHWSGYQNVAEIQDAYRLLSPVLGVSIASTLFAVALLASGQNSTLTGTLAGQIVMEGFLNFRLAPWLRRVITRGLAIIPALVVIALYGESKVTDLLIASQVVLSLQLGFAIWPLMRFTCDRQKMGDFVNPSWIRWIGWLVTLVIIALNLKLLVDTTFNL; this is encoded by the coding sequence ATGTCTAAATCATCCGGTTTGGTGTGGAAAAAAGAAATCTCAGAGGTTAGCCTCCCCGAGGTTTACCGAAGCATATCTATTCCTAGCAGTGCGTCTGTTTGGCGGAAAATGATGGCTTTTATGGGCCCAGGGTTCTTAGTTGCTGTGGGTTATATGGATCCTGGTAACTGGGCAACAGATATGGCTGGGGGGGCTAAGTTTGGCTATACGTTACTATCTGTTATTTTGCTGTCTAACTTTATTGCTATGCTTTTACAGCATTTGTGCGTGAAATTAGGAATCGTGACGGGACGTGATCTGGCTCAGGCTTGCCGCGATCATTATTCCAAACCAACAGTTTGGTTTTTATGGATTATTTGCGAACTTGCTATTGCAGCTTGTGATATGGCTGAGGTGATTGGATCAGCTATTGGTTTGCAGTTATTGTTCGGTATTCCACTTGTTTGGGGCTGTGTTATAACGTGTGTGGATGTTCTGACCATTCTTTATCTTCAAAACAAAGGGTTTCGCTGGATAGAGGCGATTGTTATTACACTTATTGTCACTATTGGATGCTGTTTCGTGGCGGAATTGTTTTTTGCAAAACCCCAGTTCGGTGCTGTTTTTTCAGGATTCATCCCGACGATTGATATTGTCAGAAACCATGAAATGCTTTATATCAGCATTGGCATATTGGGGGCAACTGTTATGCCTCATAATTTATATTTGCATTCATCCATTGTTCAAACTCGAAATTTTGGATCCAAATTCGAAGAGAAGCAAGAAGCGATCAAGTATGCTACTTTTGACTCGAGTTTTGCTCTGACGATTGCACTTTTTATTAATGCAAGTATTCTGATATTATCGGCGGCAACATTTCATTGGAGTGGTTATCAGAATGTCGCAGAAATCCAAGATGCCTACAGGTTATTGAGTCCTGTTTTGGGTGTATCAATTGCGAGTACATTATTTGCGGTTGCTTTGTTGGCATCGGGACAAAATTCAACGCTAACAGGGACTCTGGCCGGGCAAATTGTTATGGAGGGGTTCTTAAATTTTCGGCTAGCACCGTGGTTGCGTCGCGTAATAACGCGCGGTTTAGCTATTATTCCTGCTCTTGTGGTTATAGCCCTTTATGGTGAGAGTAAAGTCACTGATTTATTAATTGCAAGCCAAGTAGTTTTAAGTCTGCAACTCGGGTTTGCGATTTGGCCGCTCATGCGTTTTACGTGTGATCGTCAGAAAATGGGGGATTTTGTCAATCCAAGTTGGATTCGATGGATTGGATGGTTAGTCACATTGGTGATTATTGCTCTTAATTTAAAATTACTAGTTGATACAACTTTTAATTTGTAA
- a CDS encoding YifB family Mg chelatase-like AAA ATPase has protein sequence MVAKIKTVSFEGIQVLPVDVQVQFTHGLPGITIVGLPDKTVAESKERIRSSFQSMGLDLPAKRVVVNLAPADIQKEGSHYDLPIALGIMVQMGILDGVEMEEYTILGELGLDGSIARVAGALPTAIYAAGEHMGVICPEACGAEAAWAGDVKIIAASTVLSLVNHFKGTQVISQPQVADLSTVPVPHLNLRDVKGQQLAKRALEIAAAGGHNLLMLGPPGSGKSMLASRLSGILPPLTPLEALEVTMIHSISGNMPEEGLIRERPYRDPHHSASLAALVGGGIRCKPGEISLAHKGVLFLDELPEFNQSALESLRQPLETGKVVVARANSHVTYPSQVQLVAAMNPCRCGYFGDKERECTRAPRCAADYQAKISGPLMDRFDIIMDVPEVKAVDLMKDPDGEDSAIIARRVELARDFQYARIRSIGGAENRANAHVDSETLEKIIDLSQASVNLLAKVMEKFKLSGRGYHRILRVARTIADLDQAQTIEVQHLSEAVGYRKISVFGEGATKVA, from the coding sequence ATGGTTGCAAAGATCAAAACAGTTTCATTTGAAGGAATTCAAGTTCTTCCCGTTGACGTACAAGTCCAATTTACCCATGGTCTTCCCGGTATTACAATCGTTGGTTTGCCAGATAAAACTGTTGCCGAATCAAAAGAAAGAATCCGCTCAAGTTTCCAGTCTATGGGGTTAGATCTTCCTGCTAAGCGAGTTGTTGTAAACCTTGCTCCTGCCGATATCCAAAAAGAAGGGTCGCATTATGATTTGCCAATTGCCTTAGGCATTATGGTGCAAATGGGTATTCTTGATGGTGTCGAAATGGAAGAGTATACCATTTTAGGGGAATTAGGTTTGGATGGTTCGATTGCTCGAGTCGCGGGCGCTTTACCAACAGCGATTTATGCTGCTGGCGAACATATGGGGGTAATTTGCCCTGAGGCCTGTGGTGCCGAAGCTGCTTGGGCTGGTGATGTAAAGATTATCGCTGCATCTACTGTTTTATCTTTGGTTAACCATTTTAAGGGGACCCAGGTTATCTCGCAACCTCAAGTTGCTGATTTGTCGACAGTTCCTGTACCCCATTTAAACCTAAGGGATGTCAAGGGGCAGCAATTAGCTAAGCGTGCGCTTGAGATTGCTGCTGCTGGCGGACATAACCTATTAATGTTGGGGCCTCCCGGATCAGGAAAATCAATGTTGGCAAGCCGATTGTCCGGAATTCTGCCACCGCTGACCCCACTTGAGGCCCTAGAGGTCACGATGATTCACAGTATTAGCGGAAACATGCCTGAAGAAGGCCTTATTCGTGAACGTCCGTACCGTGATCCTCATCATTCAGCCTCATTAGCAGCCTTAGTTGGCGGGGGTATTCGGTGTAAGCCCGGTGAAATTTCCCTTGCCCATAAAGGGGTTTTATTTCTGGATGAGTTACCAGAATTTAATCAGAGTGCTCTAGAGTCCTTACGCCAACCGTTAGAAACGGGTAAAGTGGTTGTGGCACGGGCTAATTCGCATGTAACTTATCCGTCACAAGTACAGTTGGTGGCTGCTATGAATCCCTGTCGCTGTGGCTATTTTGGTGACAAAGAACGAGAATGTACGCGTGCACCGCGATGTGCTGCTGATTATCAAGCTAAAATCTCAGGCCCCCTTATGGATCGTTTTGATATTATTATGGATGTTCCCGAAGTAAAGGCGGTAGATCTGATGAAAGATCCAGATGGTGAGGATTCAGCGATCATTGCAAGACGTGTTGAATTGGCTCGTGACTTTCAATATGCCCGGATTCGATCTATTGGTGGTGCTGAAAACCGTGCGAATGCGCATGTGGACAGTGAGACGCTTGAGAAAATTATTGATCTTAGCCAAGCCTCTGTTAATTTGTTGGCCAAAGTGATGGAAAAATTTAAGCTCAGTGGGCGTGGGTATCATCGAATTTTACGCGTTGCACGAACAATTGCTGATTTAGATCAAGCCCAAACAATAGAGGTTCAACATCTATCCGAAGCCGTTGGATACCGCAAAATTTCAGTGTTTGGTGAGGGGGCAACTAAAGTTGCATAA